From Caulobacter segnis, a single genomic window includes:
- a CDS encoding LacI family DNA-binding transcriptional regulator, with product MTTINDVAERAGVSPKTVSRVLNDHDSVSAKTRDRVRAAMNDLGYQPSAVARSLRSQGSGSVGVLMGDPSGGYHTRVHHALLLACVETGRHLSVDLSEGPIPGWADRVRAFVRDGGIREMILLPPECDFGPMKELMRELEVRCVLITPTTPDPQFPAIGMDDRAAAREVVEHLFSLGHTRIGHIAGHPDHAASTHRRNGFFEAYAARGLPRPSPELIVQGEFTFKTGLDAAQTLLDIDEPPTAIFAANDDMAAATCMEAQRRGLRIPDDISVVGFDDAPIAGVIWPTLTTIRQPFEQMALRAMQTFAAWSANEGAGKTNTPFLAQHSLVVRESTGPARSGAPPRRRP from the coding sequence ATGACGACGATCAACGACGTGGCCGAACGGGCGGGCGTTTCGCCCAAGACCGTCTCCCGCGTTCTCAACGATCACGACAGCGTCAGCGCCAAGACGCGCGATCGCGTCCGCGCGGCCATGAACGACCTCGGCTACCAGCCCAGCGCCGTGGCCCGCAGCCTGCGCTCGCAAGGCTCCGGCTCGGTCGGCGTGCTGATGGGCGACCCGTCCGGCGGCTATCACACCCGCGTCCACCACGCCCTGCTGCTGGCCTGCGTCGAGACCGGCCGCCACCTGTCGGTCGATCTCAGCGAAGGGCCGATCCCCGGCTGGGCCGACCGCGTCCGCGCCTTCGTCCGCGACGGGGGCATCCGCGAGATGATCCTGCTGCCGCCCGAATGCGACTTCGGTCCGATGAAGGAGCTGATGCGCGAGCTCGAGGTGCGCTGCGTGCTGATCACGCCCACCACGCCCGATCCGCAGTTCCCGGCCATCGGCATGGACGATCGCGCCGCCGCCCGCGAGGTGGTCGAGCACCTGTTCTCGCTGGGCCACACCCGCATCGGCCACATCGCCGGCCATCCGGACCACGCCGCCAGCACCCACCGCCGCAACGGCTTCTTCGAGGCCTACGCCGCGCGCGGCCTGCCGCGTCCGTCGCCCGAGCTGATCGTGCAGGGCGAGTTCACCTTCAAGACCGGCCTCGACGCGGCCCAGACGCTGCTGGACATCGACGAGCCGCCGACCGCCATCTTCGCCGCCAACGACGACATGGCCGCCGCCACCTGCATGGAGGCCCAGCGCCGGGGCCTGCGGATCCCCGACGACATCTCGGTGGTCGGCTTCGACGACGCCCCGATCGCCGGCGTCATCTGGCCGACCCTGACCACCATCCGCCAGCCGTTCGAGCAGATGGCCCTGCGCGCGATGCAGACCTTCGCCGCCTGGAGCGCCAACGAGGGCGCCGGCAAGACCAACACCCCCTTCCTCGCGCAGCACAGCCTGGTGGTGCGCGAGTCCACGGGTCCAGCCCGGAGCGGCGCGCCGCCCCGGAGACGACCTTAA
- a CDS encoding TonB-dependent receptor: protein MSQEARKAVLKRGLTLALVAGASQLALASGAFAQDGGSDSAQVEEIVVTGIRGSQLKSVDIKRKQTAMVDAISAEDIGKLPDITIADSLQRISGVQIQRDAGEGKTVNIRGLAQVITLLNGEQYLSAGNMGSAQPNLLDVPSQLMNQVLVYKSTDPRNALSGISGTLDLRTRRPFQFADGFSMAGGLEGQRGDRTKENDYLLNGLVNWRNDNVGLMISATGSKSNLGNNSSGVVGLSGNNDWGGAAANNWVSPHGYESFNRVVERKRLGVNASFEAHIGEGFTLIAEGFYAKLDEYNRGAGINISNRWDGGAFGVWNQPTVFQNAGVVNPSNGRPWVAVDEYDIDAWWVNSFTVNRTTKSTSKNYNLELNYDNGGKFTFEARAIRADGHRLSMNGQVQGDLSNWQYGPGRFNLFRDANDRTRGPFYPKGICDQYPAAQRSNAVVGSAGGCYLNPNPLGYGQNPQLHYNISGDHPVWSGFDRPISGGLGAGKSLKDYMANKDSYAVAAFSSEGNNEVDSDMNVFRADGHYKFDEKLLGFITKVDGGVRFSDRSVSVEQFHLFSSFYGGTPGAVQMDGSPVPASGCEAQWKAIDVVMNQAQCQAGEFVPDPISGLPVFQGYTVNRPTKLSTYNNVIWVDDLGGVTSGIPGFWTVDPRDFDNVEAFHKKVFGGAIRVTVPGQTYDVTLKEESAYGAANFEIGALHGDVGLHVIQTELTVKQNLTGDTRSYGDTNADAGDQVTKRKYTDWLPSVNAVYDVNEHIKLRAAYAKTMQPLDLGSYGGGLKINTADCGCAQNIRIVTSANADGNPNLNPWRASNFDVAAEYYFGSASMLNISAFKMKIDSFVTGGQTTGRFPDQDGVIRRTVNVSLPIQGDGGSVKGLEVGAKLAFSDIIPDMGLLSNFGVDTNYTYSPSHESRLDLEKKEIPFFDNSKHQFNLIGWYQDDKLQARVAYNYRTARLSGTMGGGTDSNNVSYVIPIMQKATGYVDVNVSYNVRDNVTVYFNGSNVTGEIEDYYLRFAKGKTQYANQNEFEPRYTLGVRARW from the coding sequence TTGTCACAGGAAGCAAGGAAAGCCGTGCTCAAGCGCGGCCTGACGCTGGCGCTGGTCGCCGGCGCGTCGCAACTGGCCCTGGCCAGCGGGGCCTTCGCCCAGGACGGCGGTAGCGACTCCGCCCAGGTCGAGGAAATCGTCGTCACCGGGATCCGGGGCTCGCAGCTGAAGTCGGTCGACATCAAGCGCAAGCAGACCGCCATGGTCGACGCCATCTCGGCCGAGGACATCGGCAAGCTGCCGGACATCACCATCGCCGACTCGCTGCAGCGCATCTCCGGCGTGCAGATTCAGCGCGACGCCGGCGAAGGCAAGACCGTCAACATCCGCGGCTTGGCCCAGGTCATCACCCTGCTGAACGGCGAACAGTATCTCAGCGCCGGCAACATGGGCTCGGCCCAGCCGAACCTGCTGGACGTGCCCTCGCAGCTGATGAACCAGGTGCTGGTCTACAAGTCGACCGACCCGCGCAACGCGCTGTCGGGCATCTCGGGCACGCTGGACCTGCGCACGCGTCGACCGTTCCAGTTCGCCGACGGCTTCAGCATGGCTGGCGGGCTGGAAGGCCAGCGCGGCGACCGCACCAAGGAGAACGACTACCTCCTGAACGGTCTGGTCAACTGGCGTAACGACAATGTCGGCCTGATGATCTCGGCCACCGGCAGCAAGTCGAACCTGGGTAATAACTCTTCGGGCGTCGTCGGCCTGTCGGGCAACAACGACTGGGGCGGCGCGGCGGCCAACAACTGGGTCTCGCCGCACGGCTACGAAAGCTTCAACCGCGTCGTCGAGCGCAAGCGCCTGGGCGTGAACGCCTCGTTCGAAGCGCACATCGGCGAAGGCTTCACCCTGATCGCCGAGGGCTTCTACGCCAAGCTGGACGAGTACAACCGCGGCGCCGGCATCAACATCTCCAACCGCTGGGACGGCGGCGCCTTCGGCGTCTGGAACCAGCCCACCGTATTCCAGAACGCCGGGGTGGTGAACCCGTCGAACGGCCGTCCGTGGGTCGCCGTCGACGAGTACGACATCGACGCCTGGTGGGTGAACTCGTTCACCGTCAACCGAACGACCAAGTCGACCTCGAAGAACTACAACCTTGAGCTCAACTACGACAACGGCGGCAAGTTCACCTTCGAGGCCCGCGCCATCCGCGCCGACGGCCACCGTCTCAGCATGAACGGCCAGGTGCAGGGCGACCTCAGCAACTGGCAGTACGGGCCGGGCCGCTTCAACCTGTTCCGCGACGCCAACGACCGCACCCGCGGACCGTTCTATCCGAAGGGGATCTGCGACCAGTATCCGGCCGCGCAACGCTCGAACGCCGTCGTCGGCAGCGCCGGCGGCTGTTATCTGAACCCGAACCCGCTGGGCTACGGCCAGAACCCGCAACTGCACTACAACATCAGCGGCGACCATCCGGTGTGGAGCGGCTTCGACCGTCCGATCAGCGGCGGCCTGGGCGCGGGCAAGTCGCTCAAGGACTACATGGCCAACAAGGACAGCTACGCCGTCGCGGCGTTCTCGTCCGAGGGCAACAACGAAGTCGACTCGGACATGAACGTGTTCCGCGCCGACGGCCACTACAAGTTCGACGAGAAGCTGCTGGGCTTCATCACCAAGGTCGACGGCGGGGTGCGCTTCAGCGACCGCTCGGTCAGCGTCGAGCAGTTCCACCTGTTCTCCAGCTTCTACGGCGGCACGCCGGGCGCGGTGCAGATGGACGGCTCGCCGGTGCCGGCCTCAGGCTGCGAGGCCCAGTGGAAGGCCATCGACGTCGTGATGAACCAGGCCCAGTGCCAGGCGGGCGAGTTCGTGCCCGATCCGATCTCGGGCCTGCCGGTGTTCCAAGGTTATACGGTCAACCGGCCGACCAAGCTGTCGACCTATAACAACGTCATCTGGGTCGACGACCTGGGCGGCGTCACCTCGGGCATCCCTGGCTTCTGGACCGTCGACCCGCGCGACTTCGACAATGTCGAGGCCTTCCACAAGAAGGTGTTCGGCGGCGCGATCCGCGTCACGGTCCCGGGCCAGACCTACGACGTGACCCTGAAGGAGGAGAGCGCCTATGGCGCGGCCAACTTCGAGATCGGGGCGCTGCACGGGGATGTCGGTCTGCACGTGATCCAGACCGAACTGACCGTGAAGCAGAACCTGACCGGCGACACCCGTAGCTATGGCGACACCAACGCCGACGCGGGCGACCAGGTCACCAAGCGCAAGTACACCGACTGGCTGCCGTCGGTGAACGCGGTCTACGACGTCAACGAGCACATCAAGCTGCGCGCCGCCTACGCCAAGACCATGCAGCCGCTGGACCTGGGCAGCTATGGCGGCGGCCTGAAGATCAACACCGCTGATTGCGGCTGCGCACAGAATATCCGCATCGTCACCAGCGCCAACGCCGACGGCAACCCGAACCTGAATCCATGGCGGGCCTCGAACTTCGACGTCGCCGCCGAGTACTATTTCGGCTCGGCCTCGATGCTGAACATCTCGGCCTTCAAGATGAAGATCGACAGCTTCGTCACCGGCGGCCAAACGACCGGCCGCTTCCCCGACCAAGATGGCGTCATCCGCCGCACGGTCAACGTCTCCCTCCCGATCCAGGGCGACGGCGGTTCGGTCAAGGGCCTGGAAGTCGGCGCTAAGCTGGCCTTCAGCGACATCATCCCGGACATGGGCCTGCTGTCGAACTTCGGCGTTGACACCAACTACACCTACTCGCCCAGCCACGAGAGCCGCCTGGACCTGGAGAAGAAGGAGATCCCGTTCTTCGACAACTCCAAGCACCAGTTCAACCTGATCGGCTGGTACCAGGACGACAAGCTGCAGGCCCGCGTGGCCTACAACTACCGCACCGCGCGCCTGTCCGGCACGATGGGCGGCGGCACGGACAGCAACAACGTCTCCTACGTGATCCCGATCATGCAGAAGGCCACGGGCTATGTGGACGTGAACGTCAGCTACAACGTCCGCGACAACGTCACGGTCTACTTCAACGGGTCGAACGTCACCGGCGAGATCGAGGATTACTACCTGCGCTTCGCCAAGGGTAAGACCCAGTACGCCAACCAGAACGAGTTCGAGCCCCGCTATACGCTGGGCGTCCGGGCTCGCTGGTAG
- a CDS encoding tryptophan halogenase family protein, translating to MQDNRIRKLVIVGGGTAGWMAAAALRRHFQGGPLEITLVESSEIGTIGVGEATIPTIRGFYQQLGLSDIEVMQATQATCKLGIRFNGWTREGQSFIHPFGLFGQDLRGVPFHHYWRKLAQAGEPTDLQDYSLGASLAAAGKFMAPPRNPTSSLGIFDWALHFDAGLFAQLMRRVAEDNGVRRIDARVTQVNLRPEDGFVASLDLHTGETVEGDLFIDCSGFRGLLIEEALGTGYEPWNDMLFCDRAYAVQSEGVGDPAPYTDVTAHSAGWRWRIPLQHRYGNGYVYSSRHISDEAALAELKAAVPDPLLFEPRQIRFNPGRRKRVWNKNVIALGLASGFLEPLESTSIALIETGIDKIKALFPDRDFAPELIDEFNDWSRREMERVRDFIILHYWANKRGDAAFWRDCNAITLPDTLQRKVDLFRQRGHFVRYRWEMFQPASWMAIYAGFELLPDMVDPALDGVDPKSLSAPLAEMRKAIREVVASAPPHGAFLEQYCRPAAMAAQ from the coding sequence ATGCAGGACAACAGGATCCGCAAGCTCGTGATCGTCGGCGGTGGGACCGCCGGCTGGATGGCGGCCGCGGCGCTGCGCCGGCACTTCCAGGGCGGTCCTCTGGAGATCACCCTGGTCGAGAGCTCCGAGATCGGCACGATCGGGGTGGGCGAGGCGACCATCCCCACCATCCGTGGCTTCTACCAGCAGCTGGGGCTGAGCGACATCGAGGTGATGCAGGCCACCCAGGCGACCTGCAAGCTGGGCATCCGCTTCAACGGCTGGACCCGAGAGGGCCAGTCTTTCATCCATCCGTTCGGCCTGTTCGGCCAGGACCTGCGAGGCGTCCCGTTCCATCACTATTGGCGCAAGCTGGCGCAGGCGGGCGAGCCGACCGACCTTCAGGACTACTCGCTGGGCGCGTCCCTGGCGGCCGCAGGCAAGTTCATGGCCCCGCCGCGCAACCCGACCTCCAGCCTTGGGATCTTCGATTGGGCCCTGCATTTCGACGCGGGGCTGTTCGCCCAGCTGATGCGCCGGGTGGCCGAGGACAACGGCGTGCGCCGGATCGACGCCAGGGTCACCCAGGTCAACCTGCGCCCCGAGGACGGCTTCGTCGCCTCGCTGGATCTGCACACCGGCGAGACGGTCGAGGGCGACCTCTTCATCGACTGCTCGGGCTTCCGGGGTCTCCTGATCGAGGAGGCCCTTGGGACCGGTTACGAGCCCTGGAACGACATGCTGTTCTGCGACCGCGCCTACGCCGTGCAGAGCGAGGGTGTCGGTGATCCGGCGCCCTACACGGACGTCACCGCCCACAGCGCGGGCTGGCGCTGGCGCATCCCGCTGCAGCACCGCTACGGCAACGGCTATGTCTACTCCTCGCGCCATATCAGCGACGAGGCCGCCCTGGCCGAGCTGAAGGCGGCCGTGCCCGATCCGTTGCTGTTCGAGCCGCGCCAGATCCGCTTCAACCCCGGCCGCCGCAAGCGGGTGTGGAACAAGAACGTCATCGCCCTGGGTCTGGCGTCAGGCTTCCTGGAGCCGCTGGAAAGCACCTCGATCGCCCTGATCGAGACGGGCATCGACAAGATCAAGGCGCTGTTCCCGGACCGCGACTTCGCGCCCGAACTGATCGACGAGTTCAACGACTGGTCGCGGCGCGAGATGGAGCGGGTGCGCGACTTCATCATCCTGCACTACTGGGCCAACAAGAGAGGCGACGCGGCCTTCTGGCGCGACTGCAACGCCATCACCCTGCCCGACACGCTCCAGCGCAAGGTGGACCTGTTCCGCCAGCGAGGCCACTTCGTCCGCTACCGCTGGGAGATGTTCCAGCCGGCCAGCTGGATGGCGATCTACGCCGGCTTCGAACTGCTGCCCGACATGGTCGACCCGGCGCTGGACGGCGTCGATCCCAAGTCACTCAGCGCGCCCCTGGCCGAAATGCGCAAGGCCATTCGCGAGGTGGTGGCTTCGGCCCCGCCGCACGGCGCCTTTCTCGAACAGTACTGCCGTCCGGCCGCCATGGCCGCGCAGTAG
- a CDS encoding tryptophan halogenase family protein, translating into MTTTNPNAIKKIVIVGGGSAGWISAAMLSHYFQKGAAQGGCDVELIESEEIGTIGVGESTIPPFLQLIASLGVDEREFIQATQASFKLGIRFEDWKVKDEHYYHPFGAIGGPIGPHEFYQCWLRAKANGHPSNLQDFAPGTVMADQWKFMLPFKAQRTLIAGASYALHIDARLIAKFLRDFAETRGVKRTEGIVTDVVTRPDGGVQKVILKDGREVAGDLFIDCSGLRALLIGKALETPYVDWADMLLCDRAVVVQTQNVGDPHPYTLSRAEDAGWRWRIPLQHRAGNGYVFCSRFLSDDEARATLVKNLEGEALMNPMFIPFKTGMRQQLWNKNVVAVGLAGGFIEPLESTALHLIYRGMDFLLRFFPDRDCDPALAAEYNRRMTADYEEIRDFIVLHYCTSQRDDTPFWRAVREAPIPDSLRERIELFKAHGALREGVDQMFRDPSWQSVMEGMGVRPRRYQQLADTVPYEVIAQTLDQSAPMLASQVAGLPSHGQFLAQNCPAPPPEAVTAPFKTVA; encoded by the coding sequence ATGACCACGACCAATCCCAACGCCATCAAGAAGATCGTCATCGTCGGCGGCGGCTCGGCCGGCTGGATCTCGGCGGCGATGCTCAGCCACTACTTCCAGAAGGGGGCTGCCCAAGGGGGCTGCGACGTCGAGCTGATCGAGTCCGAGGAGATTGGCACCATCGGGGTCGGCGAGTCGACGATCCCGCCGTTCCTGCAGCTGATCGCCAGCCTCGGCGTCGACGAGCGCGAATTCATCCAGGCCACCCAGGCCAGCTTCAAGCTGGGCATCCGCTTCGAGGACTGGAAGGTCAAGGACGAGCACTACTACCATCCGTTCGGCGCCATCGGCGGCCCGATCGGCCCGCACGAATTCTATCAGTGCTGGCTGCGCGCCAAGGCCAACGGCCACCCGTCGAATCTGCAGGACTTCGCGCCCGGCACGGTGATGGCCGACCAGTGGAAGTTCATGCTGCCGTTCAAGGCGCAGCGGACGCTGATCGCCGGCGCCAGCTACGCCCTGCACATCGACGCGCGACTGATCGCCAAGTTCCTGCGCGACTTCGCCGAGACGCGCGGCGTCAAGCGCACCGAGGGCATCGTCACCGACGTGGTCACCCGCCCCGACGGCGGCGTCCAGAAGGTGATCCTGAAGGACGGCCGCGAGGTCGCGGGCGACCTGTTCATCGACTGCTCCGGCCTCCGCGCCCTGCTGATCGGCAAGGCGCTGGAGACGCCCTATGTCGACTGGGCGGACATGCTGCTGTGCGACCGGGCGGTGGTGGTGCAGACCCAGAACGTCGGTGACCCCCACCCCTACACCCTGTCGCGGGCCGAGGACGCCGGCTGGCGCTGGCGCATCCCGCTGCAGCACCGGGCGGGCAACGGCTATGTGTTCTGCTCCAGGTTCCTCAGCGACGACGAGGCCCGCGCCACCCTGGTGAAGAACCTGGAAGGCGAGGCGCTGATGAACCCGATGTTCATCCCGTTCAAGACGGGCATGCGCCAGCAGCTCTGGAACAAGAACGTGGTGGCCGTCGGCCTGGCGGGAGGCTTCATCGAGCCGCTGGAATCGACGGCCCTGCACCTGATCTATCGCGGCATGGACTTCCTGCTGCGGTTCTTCCCGGACCGCGACTGCGACCCGGCGTTGGCGGCCGAATACAATCGCCGCATGACCGCCGACTACGAAGAGATCCGCGATTTCATCGTGCTGCACTACTGCACCAGCCAGCGCGACGACACGCCGTTCTGGAGAGCGGTCCGCGAGGCCCCGATCCCCGACAGCCTGCGCGAGCGGATCGAGCTCTTCAAGGCGCACGGCGCGCTGCGCGAGGGCGTCGACCAGATGTTCCGCGACCCGTCCTGGCAGTCGGTGATGGAGGGCATGGGCGTGCGCCCGCGCCGCTACCAGCAGCTGGCCGACACTGTGCCCTACGAGGTGATCGCCCAGACCCTGGACCAGTCCGCGCCGATGCTGGCCAGCCAGGTCGCGGGCCTGCCCAGCCACGGCCAGTTCCTGGCCCAGAACTGTCCGGCGCCGCCCCCGGAAGCGGTGACGGCGCCCTTCAAGACGGTGGCCTAA
- a CDS encoding ankyrin repeat domain-containing protein, translating into MSRALTPKTELETLRKDAKRWLKALRAGDPAARSRLSVAWPKAPTEPGLRDVQHALALEYGQESWIALKAALDDLAIERQTRGQRIEQILRHGWDGQPAIARRILKRYPDLARDSLFTAAAAGDLETVERHLARDPQAVRRVDPVRGWTALAHVTYGRLDDANGLAIARRLLEAGSDPNFGFTDDWETPFKVLTGAIGLGEGAKPSHPQAEALVALLVEAGAEAYDSQSLYNVSIVGHDTHWYELLWRQAEVAGKLDEWRVKGPGRLGEHLGCSTLNYLLGNAVGQNHLLRAQWLLERGADADTPHAYEKRPVLAVARLSGFTAMADLLEAHGATPVALNGVDALQALAARGDEAGARALVAARPEVIRSPRPLLSAAEHGNAPAVALLLALGVDVGAGDHQGITPLHRAVQSGSLEAVEHLLAAGADVDARERRWGGTPLSWAVVLGQPHLADRLAPISRDVRALASQARLDRLAAVLDAEPQRISEVLPGDAPTVLFCLPDDEDDAVAVARLLLARGADPRARNGKDDTPADAARKRGLDEAAAVLG; encoded by the coding sequence ATGAGCCGCGCGCTCACGCCCAAAACTGAACTCGAGACCCTGCGCAAGGACGCCAAGCGGTGGCTGAAAGCCCTGCGCGCCGGCGATCCCGCCGCCCGATCGCGGCTGTCGGTCGCCTGGCCCAAGGCCCCGACCGAACCTGGTCTGCGCGACGTCCAGCACGCCCTGGCCCTGGAGTACGGACAGGAGAGCTGGATCGCCCTGAAGGCCGCCCTCGACGACCTGGCCATCGAACGCCAGACGCGCGGCCAAAGGATCGAACAGATCCTGCGCCACGGTTGGGACGGCCAGCCGGCCATCGCCCGGCGGATCCTCAAGCGCTATCCAGACCTGGCGCGCGACAGCCTGTTCACGGCGGCGGCGGCCGGCGATCTGGAAACCGTCGAACGACATCTGGCCCGCGATCCGCAGGCCGTCCGACGCGTCGATCCGGTGCGCGGCTGGACCGCCCTGGCCCATGTCACCTACGGCCGCCTGGATGACGCCAACGGCCTGGCGATCGCCCGTCGCCTGCTGGAGGCCGGATCGGACCCGAACTTCGGCTTCACGGACGACTGGGAGACGCCGTTCAAGGTGCTGACCGGCGCCATCGGCCTGGGCGAAGGCGCCAAGCCCAGCCATCCGCAGGCCGAGGCCTTGGTCGCCCTGCTGGTCGAGGCCGGGGCCGAGGCCTACGACTCCCAGTCGCTGTACAACGTCTCGATCGTCGGCCACGACACCCACTGGTACGAGCTGCTGTGGCGTCAGGCCGAGGTCGCCGGAAAGCTCGACGAATGGCGCGTGAAGGGCCCCGGACGGCTGGGTGAGCACCTGGGCTGCTCGACGCTGAACTATCTGCTGGGCAACGCGGTCGGCCAGAACCACCTGCTGCGCGCCCAATGGCTGCTGGAACGCGGAGCCGACGCCGACACGCCGCACGCCTACGAGAAGCGGCCCGTCCTGGCGGTCGCCCGGCTGTCGGGCTTCACGGCGATGGCCGACCTGCTGGAAGCCCACGGCGCGACGCCGGTCGCCCTGAACGGTGTCGACGCGCTTCAGGCCCTGGCGGCGCGCGGCGATGAGGCTGGAGCCCGCGCCCTGGTCGCCGCCCGGCCCGAGGTGATCCGTTCGCCCCGGCCCCTGCTGTCCGCCGCCGAGCACGGCAACGCCCCGGCCGTGGCCCTGCTGCTGGCCTTGGGCGTCGATGTCGGCGCCGGCGACCACCAAGGGATCACGCCCCTGCATCGCGCCGTGCAGTCCGGCTCGCTGGAAGCGGTCGAGCATCTGCTGGCGGCCGGCGCCGACGTCGACGCGCGCGAGCGGCGCTGGGGCGGCACGCCGCTCAGTTGGGCGGTCGTGCTGGGCCAGCCCCATCTGGCCGATCGCCTGGCCCCGATCAGTCGCGACGTCCGCGCCTTGGCCAGCCAGGCGCGGCTGGACCGCCTGGCCGCCGTGCTGGACGCCGAGCCCCAGCGGATAAGCGAGGTTCTGCCCGGCGACGCGCCGACGGTGCTGTTCTGCCTGCCCGACGACGAGGACGACGCCGTGGCGGTCGCCCGCCTGCTGCTGGCGCGCGGGGCGGATCCACGCGCGCGCAACGGCAAGGACGACACCCCCGCCGACGCCGCCCGCAAGCGCGGCCTGGACGAGGCGGCGGCGGTGCTGGGTTAG
- a CDS encoding peptidylprolyl isomerase, with amino-acid sequence MTVSKIARRALIGALAALPAFMGAASPALAAGKPRVAIETDKGTIVVELEDKKAPITAANFLAYVDRHRFDGGQFFRANRAKGAPGAGSIQGQPKPYSRRAPPIAHESTLKTGLKHTTGAVSMGRDAPGSATADFFICASPQPYLDAKPGKSDAAQGYAVFGYVVQGMDVVRKILAGRTDGPTNVPSMKGQILNPPVKILSMKRV; translated from the coding sequence ATGACCGTTTCCAAGATCGCCCGCCGCGCCCTGATCGGCGCCCTGGCCGCGCTCCCCGCGTTCATGGGGGCGGCCTCTCCGGCCCTGGCCGCCGGTAAGCCGCGCGTGGCTATCGAGACCGACAAGGGGACCATCGTCGTCGAGCTGGAGGACAAGAAGGCCCCGATCACGGCGGCCAACTTCCTGGCCTATGTCGACCGGCATCGCTTCGACGGCGGGCAGTTCTTCCGCGCCAACCGGGCCAAGGGCGCGCCGGGCGCGGGTTCGATCCAGGGCCAGCCCAAGCCCTATTCCCGCCGCGCCCCGCCGATCGCCCACGAGAGCACGCTGAAGACCGGCCTCAAGCACACCACCGGCGCCGTCTCGATGGGCCGCGACGCGCCGGGGTCGGCCACGGCCGATTTCTTCATCTGCGCCAGCCCCCAGCCCTATCTGGACGCCAAGCCGGGCAAGTCCGACGCGGCCCAGGGCTACGCGGTGTTCGGCTACGTGGTCCAGGGCATGGACGTCGTCAGGAAGATCCTGGCCGGCCGCACCGACGGTCCGACCAACGTCCCGTCGATGAAGGGCCAGATCCTGAACCCGCCCGTGAAGATCCTCTCGATGAAGCGGGTCTAG